AGGGGGCGGCTCAGTGCCAGAACCCCAGGGAGAACTCGGCGATCAGGGTCGCGAACAGGAACGATGCCGTGATGGCCACGAGGCCCACCGGGATGATCCGCCAGCCGATCTTGCGGAGCAATCCGATGTCCTTGCCGAGGGAGAGGCCCGCGAGCGTCAGCACGATCGTGGTGATGGACAGGAAGTCCACGGCGCCGACCGTGCTGTGCATGAAGGAGGCCAGCGGAGGGATGAGCGGGCTCGACGCCAGAGCTCCCAGGGTGGTCAGCCAGATGACCGCCTGCACCTTGTTGCGGGTGAGCTTGGCCAGGCCGTAGGCGGCGAGCAGCATGGCGATGATGACCAGGTAGCCGACGACCGTCAGGACGCTGAAACCCTTGCCTGCGGCGAGATCCGCCATGGTGGCAGTGACGAGCCCCAGGCCTCCGACGATCGGCAGCGCGACCCGGGAGGGGACGGCGGTGTGAGCCGTCGCGTCGGCGACCTCGGTGCGGAAGGTGGCGTTGCCGGCGTCGTCGGTGGCAGGTGCGACGGCGGCGGGCCCGGCGACGGCGACGGCGGCAGGGGTGCGGGTGAGCAGGCGGTAGACGCGGTCCGCGAGCGGCAGTGCGATGTACATGCCGACGTAGACGCCGAGCAGGCTCGTGATCATGTTGGACACGGCGGCCATGCCGAGGATGGCCGTCTTGTCATCCGGGTAGGCGCCGATGATGCTCGCCGCCGAGGCCGCCATCATGGAACCGGACCCCACGCCCGCGCCCATGGCGAGGGCCAGCGGGTCGAAGATTTTCCAGTTCGCCACGAGGGACGAGATCAGGCTGATGTGCACGGTGCCGAACACCGTGCCGAAGACGTACATGGCCAGCACGCCGCGGTACTCGTCCGAGTTGGGCCCGAAGCGCTCGGAGACCATGGCGAACGCGGGCTCGCGGTCCAGGGAGAACGTGGCGCCCACGGTCGCGCGGCCCATCTTCAGCAGCACCGCCAGCGGCAGCGCCAGCACGATGGTCCCGAGCAAGTGCCCGACCTCCTGCAGGAGGAGAGCCGGCCCGGCCTTGAGCATGGTGGGGATGTTCGGCCCGATGTCCACGGACAGGCGGGCGCAGAGCACCAGGACGGCGACGCCGGACAGGGCTGCCGCGAGCCGTTGGTACTTGACGGGCAGCGGCTTGATCTTCTGGACCGAGATGACCAGCCCCATGAGCAGCCCCCACACCATGGGGAAGATCAGGAGCGCGCCGACGCCGATGCTGACTTTGAGCGGGCCGATGAGCTGCGCCGTGATGGCGACGGCGAGGGCCATGGCCGCGAGGGGAAGGGCCTTGGTCCGGGTGGTCTGGGGAGAGGTGGTGGTGGTCATGCGATGGCCTCGGTGGTGACGGGGTGGTAGGCGGCCGCGGTGAAGCGCGCCTTCTGCTCGGGATCCGACGCCGCGGCGGCCACGGTGGAGGCCATCGCATAGGCGGCGTCGAACATGGCCTCGTAGGCCTGGGGGGTGTCGGCGGCGGCGGTGAAGCCGGCGGAGTGGATCGGGGAGCTCGCCCCGGGGATGGAGAACATGGGGTGAATGCTGGGGATCACCTGGCTGATGTTGCCCATGTCCGTGGAGCCGCCGCCGGAGGAGTCCTTGGCGGGCGTGACGTCGTGCCCCCGGGAGCCGAACGCTTCGCTCCAGTGGGCGGAGAGCTGGGGGTCCTGGAACAGAGGCTCGTAAAGCGGTTCGATGTCCTCGATGCTCAGATCCGTGCCCGTCGCCAGGGCTGCGCCCTCGAAGCAGTTCTGCACGCGGGAGACGAGCGATTCGTACTCCGGGAGCGTGAAGGCGCGGCACTCGAAGTCGACGACCGCGTGGTCCGGGATGATGTTGGTGGCCACGCCGGCCTCGCGGACGAAGAGCGCCACCCGGTGGTCGTCGGGAAGCTGCTGACGCAGGAGGCCGATGGCCACCTGACTCAGCACCGCGCCGTCGGCGGCGTTGATGCCACGGTGCGGCATCGCGGCAGCATGCGCGGCCTGGCCGGAGAAGGTGGCGCGGAAGCGTCCGACGGCCTGGGAGCTGGTGCCGAGCGGGTTGGCGGTGCGGCCCTCCGGTCCGGGATGGGCCATGAGCGAGAGGCCGACGCCGTCGAACGCGCCGGCGTCCAGCAGGAGGGACTTGCCGCCGCCGTGCTCCTCGGCCGGGGTGCCGATCGCCTTGAGCGTGATGCCCAGCTCGTCGACGAAGGGCGCGAGGGCCAGGGCTGCGCCGACGGGTGGAACCCGCGATCAGGTTGTGGCCGCAGGCGTGGCCGACTTCCGGGAGGCAGTCGTACTCGACGCAGATGGCCACGACGAGGTCGCCGGAGCCGAGGGTGGCGCTGAACGCGGTGTCGAGGCCGCCCGTGCCCCGTTCGACGTCGAAGCCGGCGTTCTCCAGCACGTCGGTGATGGCGGCGGCGGCCTGGAACTCCTCGAAGGAGAGCTCCGGATGGGCGTGGATGAACCGGGCCATCTCCAGGACGGCGGGGCGTGCGGCGCTGAGGGCCTGGTCGATCTTCTGGCTGAAGGGGGCGGCGGAAGGCATGGTGCTCCTGAGGCAGGGGGTAGGGAGGGGCGGCCCGGGGTGTGGGGCAGCGGCCGGAGGCGTAGGCGCGGGACCGGCGCGGGACCGGCGGGGAGATGCGGGGAGATGCGGGGTGTGGAAGGGGTGGGTGGGGACGCCGGACTCAGGTGGTGTAGAGGTCCAGGTCCTGCCAGAACTGCGAGGTTCTTTCGATGCCGGCTTTGACGCGCTCGGGTTCGCGCGCTTCCATGCCGGCGAGCAGGCCGTACGCCACGGATGTCGAGGCGGTGGCCGACTGGAAGGCGTAGACGCCTTCGGACGGGACGAGCAGCAGGTGGTGGCTCGCCTTGGCAAGATCGGTGGACTTGAGGTCCGTGACGGCCACCACCGTGGCGCCCGCCTGGTGGGCGAGCTGGGCGGCGACCGTGAGGTGCTTGAGGGGTCGCCACAGGTGGAATACCACCAGGACGTCCCCGGGTCCGAGCGAGCTGACGAGCGAGGCCAGGTGCACTCCGGCGCGGCCTTCGAACGTCACGGGATAGCCCATGGTCGCGGCCAGGTGGGAGAACACGACGGCGGCGCCCGAGTAGGAGCCCTGCGCGACGACGGCGATGCGGCGCGCGCCGCAGAGGGCGGCCACGGCGTCGTCGGCGGCCTGGGGGTCCACGCTCTCCATGGCGAGACGGAGGTTCTCCGCGTCGTGGGCCAGGGAGTCGTGGATGGGCGAGCGGACCTCCACGCGGTGCGAGAGCGGCGCAGTGTTGGCGATGTGCATGAGATACCGGGCGCGGAGTTCGCGCTGGAGATCCGGCCAGCCGCGGTAGCCGAGCGCCTGGGCGGTCCGCACCACGCTGGAGCTGTTGACTCCGGCGCGGTTGGCCACCTCGGTGACGTCGCCGTAGGACGCGAGTTTCGGGTTGACCGTCAGCGCGTCCACCACGCGGGCCTGGGCCTTGGTGAGCTTGAGGGGCGGGATGGCGTCGCCGAGCCACTGCTGTCCGACGGCGGCGGCGGCGTCCTCGGATTCCGGGGCGCCGGTGGGCTGGTCCTGAGTCATCGCCACCTCCTTCTCGCTTGTGATGCTCGTCTCATTTGCAATTGTATGTGCAGATTGCCGTTTCTGCACAAGTTTTTGCAGAGCTGGGACGAGCGGCTTGTTTCGAAGTGGCGGAGAGTGGCGGGGATCAGGAGCCGGTGAGGTCGTGCCAGAGCAGCGCGACCGTCAGGGAGGCCCGGGATTCCGGATCCTCCAGGGGCAGGCCGAGCAGGTCCTGCAAGGCTTTCACGTGGGAATACAGGGCCTGGCGGCTGACATTCCGCGCCTTGGCCAGCGACGTCATGTTCCCGCCGTGTGCCAGGTAGTCCCGCAACAGCTGAAGGGTCGGTGCCCTGCCCGCTTCCAGGAGGGGCCCGAGTTCAGACTGCGCGAAAGCCTTCACGCGGGAGTCCTCTCCGAGGAGGGCGAGGAGGCCGCGGAGCCGGATGTCCGCGAACCGATAGAAGGGCAGATGGCGGGAACCCAGCGTGGCGGCTGTCTCCGCCACCTGATCGGCGTCATCCAGGCCCCGCGCCGCGGCGACGAGGGAGCGTTCCGCCCGCCCGGCCCCGAGGGTCCAGCGGAAACCCGCCAGCTGGGGGGCGGCGGCCAGGCGGTGCAGCGCGGAGTCCTCCAGTTCCCGTGCCGCGAGCGGCAGGAGGATCGCCACGGATCCGGCGTGCAGACTCGAGGCGAGCGCCGACTGCCGGGTGCTCTGGGCCCAGGCCTGAAGCGCGTCGAGGAAGGCGCGCTCGCGGAGCTGCACTTCCGTGGCGTCCGGAGTGTCCACGGCGGACGCCGCTCCGGACGAGCCTGCCCCCGCGGCCCCTGGCCCGGTGCTAGTCCCGACGCCGGCCTCGAGCCGGGCGACCAGCGGCACATACGCCGCGCCCCGGGACAGTCCGAGCGCCGTGGCGCGCGCCAGCGCCTCCTGCTCGTCCGGTGGTGTGGCCTGGCGGAGGTCCTGGATGAGGCCGGAGCGGGCCTGGAAGAGCACCTCCCGCCGGTCGCGACCGGCCATCCGGGCCATCGTCAGCGCCTGCCCGGCGCGTTCGAGGACCTGGAAGGCGTCGGCGAGATCGCGGCCCGAGTCGTCCCCGTCCGGGCTGCCGGCTTCCTCCGGTGCAGACCCGGGTGCGGACTCGGGCGCGAACTCGGGCGCCACGAGCCGGCCCCACCGCTGCCCCGTGAGGCCCACCGGTGTCTGCAGCCAGCGGTCCCCACCCGTGCCGAAGGCCGTCTGGTTGCGGTACCCGACGAATCGGGACCGCTCGGCCCAGCCGTCCAGCAGCCGTGCGGGGTCACGGTCCCGCGCCGAGTAGCTGAGCACCAGGTGGGCCGGGTCCTCGAAGACCACGGGGCTGTCCAGGAGTGCCGCGGTGGCTTCCACGATCCTGCTCTCCCCGGCGTTCCCCACGCTCAGGGCCGTGAACACCTCGTGGACGTGGCGGGCGCGCTCGAGCCTCCGGACCTGGTGGTCCATCAGGGCGCGATGAGCCTCCTCGGTCACCTGGACGAAGCGCACGCGGCGGGTGAGGAGGATCAGCGGGCAGGCTACGGCTCCGGCCGCGGCACGGAGGTGGGCCGCCGCGCGGACGTCGGGAGCGCCGTCGTCGTCCACCAGTTCGACCGCGACGGCGGCCGCCCCCGCCGCCTGGTAGCGCTCCAGGAAGGTGCGGGTCAGGTCCGCCGAGTGCCGAAAGGCGAGGCCGGTGGTGAGCACGAGTTCGCCGCCCTCAAGCAGCGAACTGGCCTCCGCCTCCTCGGCGATGTGCACCCAGCGGACCGGGGCGTCGAGACCGGCCTCGCCCGCCAGCACCTCCGGGGATCCGGCCCGGAGGGCGTCCAAGTCGAGGGCGTCCCGCACGGTGAGGGGCCGCTGGAAAGGGAATGAGGCCGGGATCATGGACACAGTGTATGTTTTTCCGCCGAATGCGCGACAGTATGTCGCGTGTGCGGGCTGATTTCCCGGCGCAGGATGATCCCAGGACATTCCCTGAAAGGACCACCATGCAGAACATCACGCACTGGATCAACGGCAAGCCGGTCGAGGTCGACGGCAGCCGATTCGGCGACGTCACCAACCCCGCCACGGGCAAGGTCACCGGCCGGGTCGCGCTCGCGAGCAAGGCCACCACCGACGAGGCCGTGGCCGCCGCGGCCGCCGCCTTCCCGGGCTGGCGCGACACCTCCCTGGCCCGCCGCGTGCAGGTCCTCTTCGCCTTCCGCGAGCTCCTGAACGCCCGCAAGTCCGAACTGGCCGCGATCATCACGGCCGAACACGGCAAGGTCCTGGAGGACGCCCTGGGGGAGATCGCCCGAGGTCAGGAGGTCGTGGAGTTCGCCTGCGGCATCCCGCACCTGCTCAAGGGCGGCTACACCGAGAGCGCCTCCACCAAGGTGGACGTCCACTCCCTGCGTCAGCCGCTGGGTGTCGCCGCGATCATCTCGCCCTTCAACTTCCCGGCGATGGTGCCCATGTGGTTCTTCCCGGTCGCGATCGCCGCCGGCAACACCGTCGTGATCAAGCCGAGCGAGAAGGATCCGACCGCCGCCAACTGGCTCGCCTCCCTCTGGAAGGAAGCCGGGCTGCCGGACGGCGTGTTCAACGTCCTGCACGGTGACAAGGAAGCCGTCGACGCCCTGCTGGACTCCCCGGAGGTCTCGGCCGTCTCCTTCGTCGGCTCCACCCCGATCGCCCGCTATGTCTACGAACGCGGCACCGCCGCCGGCAAGCGCGTCCAGGCCCTGGGCGGCGCGAAGAACCACATGCTGGTCCTGCCGGACGCCGATCTGAACCTCGCCGCCGACGCCGCCGTGAACGCCGGATTCGGCGCCGCGGGCGAGCGCTGCATGGCCATCTCCGCCGTGGTCGCCGTGGACGCGGTCGCGGACGAACTCGTGGCGAAGATCGCCGAGCGCACCCGCACCCTGCGGATCGGCGACGGCACCCGCGGCTGCGACATGGGCCCGCTCATCACCGCGGCCCACCGCGACAAGGTGGCCGGCTACATCGACGCCGGCATCGAACAGGGCGCCACCGTGGTCCTGGACGGCCGCCACCCCAGCCCTGATGCCGAGGGCGACGGCTTCTTCCTCAACCCGACCCTCTTCGACAACGTCACCCCGGACATGACGATCTACCAGGACGAGATCTTCGGCCCCGTCCTCTCCGTGGTCCGCGTCCCCGGCTTCGACGAGGGCCTGGAGCTCATCAACTCCAACCTCTACGGCAACGGCACGGCCATCTTCACCAACGACGGCGGGGCGGCGCGCCGCTTCGAGAACGAGGTCACCGTGGGCATGGTCGGCATCAACGTGCCGATCCCCGTGCCGATGGCCTACTACTCCTTCGGCGGCTGGAAGAACTCCCTCTTCGGCGACACCCACGCCTACGGGCCCGACGGCGTGCACTTCTTCACCCGCGGCAAGGTGGTGACCACGCGCTGGCAGGACCCCAGCCACGGCGGGCTCAACCTCGGTTTCCCCACCAACTCCTGAGTCGTCCCGGGCTCCCCGCGGCTGCGGGGAGCCGGCGGCCGGGGGACGGCCCGCCCGGGTGGGCGCGCCGTCGTCGTGCATTCCCTTCAGATTCACCCTTAGACGCAAAGGACCCTCTCATGAGCCTCGAGACGCTCCCCGGCACGGAGACCATCCCACCCACCGCCGAAGAGATCGAAGCCGGACGCCGCGCCCACGAACTGGACCGCGCGCACGTCTTCCACTCTTGGTCCGCCCAGGACACTCTCAACCCCCTGACCATCCTCAAGGCCGCGGGCTCCGAGATCTGGGACGGGGAGGGCCGGCGTCTGATCGACCTCTCCAGCCAGCTGGTCAACACGAACATCGGGCATCAGCACCCCCGCGTGGTGGCCGCCATCCACGCCCAGGCCGGCAAGCTCTGCACCATCGCGCCGCAGCACGTCAACGAGGCCCGCTCCGAGGCGGCCCGTCTGGTCACCGAGCTGGCGCCGGAGGGCCTGAACCACGTGTTCTTCACCAACGGCGGAGCGGACGCCAACGAGCACGCCATCCGCATGGCGCGCCTGCACACCGGCCGTCGCAAGGTCTTCTCGGCCTACCGCAGCTACCACGGTGGCACGGAGCTGGCCGTCAACGTCACCGGCGACCCGCGCCGTTTCCCCAACGACGCCGGCGACTCGGGCGTGGTGCACTTCCTCCCCGCGTATCTCTACCGCTCCTACTTCGGCTCCACGACCGAGGCCGAGGAGACCGAGCGCGCGCTCCGGCACCTGGAGGACATGA
The nucleotide sequence above comes from Arthrobacter woluwensis. Encoded proteins:
- a CDS encoding DUF3100 domain-containing protein; its protein translation is MTTTTSPQTTRTKALPLAAMALAVAITAQLIGPLKVSIGVGALLIFPMVWGLLMGLVISVQKIKPLPVKYQRLAAALSGVAVLVLCARLSVDIGPNIPTMLKAGPALLLQEVGHLLGTIVLALPLAVLLKMGRATVGATFSLDREPAFAMVSERFGPNSDEYRGVLAMYVFGTVFGTVHISLISSLVANWKIFDPLALAMGAGVGSGSMMAASAASIIGAYPDDKTAILGMAAVSNMITSLLGVYVGMYIALPLADRVYRLLTRTPAAVAVAGPAAVAPATDDAGNATFRTEVADATAHTAVPSRVALPIVGGLGLVTATMADLAAGKGFSVLTVVGYLVIIAMLLAAYGLAKLTRNKVQAVIWLTTLGALASSPLIPPLASFMHSTVGAVDFLSITTIVLTLAGLSLGKDIGLLRKIGWRIIPVGLVAITASFLFATLIAEFSLGFWH
- a CDS encoding M20/M25/M40 family metallo-hydrolase, whose protein sequence is MALAPFVDELGITLKAIGTPAEEHGGGKSLLLDAGAFDGVGLSLMAHPGPEGRTANPLGTSSQAVGRFRATFSGQAAHAAAMPHRGINAADGAVLSQVAIGLLRQQLPDDHRVALFVREAGVATNIIPDHAVVDFECRAFTLPEYESLVSRVQNCFEGAALATGTDLSIEDIEPLYEPLFQDPQLSAHWSEAFGSRGHDVTPAKDSSGGGSTDMGNISQVIPSIHPMFSIPGASSPIHSAGFTAAADTPQAYEAMFDAAYAMASTVAAAASDPEQKARFTAAAYHPVTTEAIA
- a CDS encoding MurR/RpiR family transcriptional regulator gives rise to the protein MTQDQPTGAPESEDAAAAVGQQWLGDAIPPLKLTKAQARVVDALTVNPKLASYGDVTEVANRAGVNSSSVVRTAQALGYRGWPDLQRELRARYLMHIANTAPLSHRVEVRSPIHDSLAHDAENLRLAMESVDPQAADDAVAALCGARRIAVVAQGSYSGAAVVFSHLAATMGYPVTFEGRAGVHLASLVSSLGPGDVLVVFHLWRPLKHLTVAAQLAHQAGATVVAVTDLKSTDLAKASHHLLLVPSEGVYAFQSATASTSVAYGLLAGMEAREPERVKAGIERTSQFWQDLDLYTT
- a CDS encoding PucR family transcriptional regulator, which encodes MIPASFPFQRPLTVRDALDLDALRAGSPEVLAGEAGLDAPVRWVHIAEEAEASSLLEGGELVLTTGLAFRHSADLTRTFLERYQAAGAAAVAVELVDDDGAPDVRAAAHLRAAAGAVACPLILLTRRVRFVQVTEEAHRALMDHQVRRLERARHVHEVFTALSVGNAGESRIVEATAALLDSPVVFEDPAHLVLSYSARDRDPARLLDGWAERSRFVGYRNQTAFGTGGDRWLQTPVGLTGQRWGRLVAPEFAPESAPGSAPEEAGSPDGDDSGRDLADAFQVLERAGQALTMARMAGRDRREVLFQARSGLIQDLRQATPPDEQEALARATALGLSRGAAYVPLVARLEAGVGTSTGPGAAGAGSSGAASAVDTPDATEVQLRERAFLDALQAWAQSTRQSALASSLHAGSVAILLPLAARELEDSALHRLAAAPQLAGFRWTLGAGRAERSLVAAARGLDDADQVAETAATLGSRHLPFYRFADIRLRGLLALLGEDSRVKAFAQSELGPLLEAGRAPTLQLLRDYLAHGGNMTSLAKARNVSRQALYSHVKALQDLLGLPLEDPESRASLTVALLWHDLTGS
- a CDS encoding CoA-acylating methylmalonate-semialdehyde dehydrogenase encodes the protein MQNITHWINGKPVEVDGSRFGDVTNPATGKVTGRVALASKATTDEAVAAAAAAFPGWRDTSLARRVQVLFAFRELLNARKSELAAIITAEHGKVLEDALGEIARGQEVVEFACGIPHLLKGGYTESASTKVDVHSLRQPLGVAAIISPFNFPAMVPMWFFPVAIAAGNTVVIKPSEKDPTAANWLASLWKEAGLPDGVFNVLHGDKEAVDALLDSPEVSAVSFVGSTPIARYVYERGTAAGKRVQALGGAKNHMLVLPDADLNLAADAAVNAGFGAAGERCMAISAVVAVDAVADELVAKIAERTRTLRIGDGTRGCDMGPLITAAHRDKVAGYIDAGIEQGATVVLDGRHPSPDAEGDGFFLNPTLFDNVTPDMTIYQDEIFGPVLSVVRVPGFDEGLELINSNLYGNGTAIFTNDGGAARRFENEVTVGMVGINVPIPVPMAYYSFGGWKNSLFGDTHAYGPDGVHFFTRGKVVTTRWQDPSHGGLNLGFPTNS